One Oscillospiraceae bacterium DNA segment encodes these proteins:
- the ispD gene encoding 2-C-methyl-D-erythritol 4-phosphate cytidylyltransferase, protein MLEGIKSLFAPDDPDPRCSAIVVAAGKGSRMQSELKKQFLPLLGMPVLSHTLEAVEKSDMVKEIILVVSEDDILTAKDIVAAADLEKVTKIVAGGKNRAESVAKGLAEVSEDAEIIMIHDGVRPCVSEALMEECIKNAMEYDASALGVKPKNTIKRVNKDGFIEETVNRDELVEIQTPQCFRADIIKKAYENFDSSATDDCALVEALGVQIHITEGSYANLKLTTREDMLMLSALIDAQYEE, encoded by the coding sequence ATGCTGGAAGGAATTAAAAGCCTTTTTGCACCGGATGACCCTGACCCCCGATGTTCTGCCATTGTGGTAGCAGCGGGCAAAGGTTCCCGGATGCAATCGGAACTAAAAAAACAGTTTTTGCCCTTACTTGGGATGCCTGTGCTTTCCCACACACTGGAAGCCGTGGAAAAAAGCGATATGGTCAAAGAAATCATTTTAGTGGTTTCCGAAGACGATATCCTAACTGCCAAGGATATTGTGGCAGCAGCTGACCTGGAAAAAGTAACCAAAATTGTGGCAGGCGGCAAAAACCGTGCCGAATCCGTGGCAAAAGGATTGGCAGAAGTTTCCGAGGATGCTGAAATTATTATGATTCACGATGGGGTGCGTCCCTGTGTTTCGGAAGCACTCATGGAAGAATGCATCAAAAATGCAATGGAATATGACGCTTCTGCTCTGGGAGTGAAGCCGAAAAACACGATCAAGAGAGTTAACAAAGACGGATTTATCGAAGAAACCGTCAATCGGGATGAGCTGGTAGAAATCCAGACACCCCAATGTTTCCGGGCAGATATCATCAAAAAAGCCTATGAGAATTTTGATTCCTCTGCCACCGATGACTGCGCATTGGTGGAAGCTCTCGGTGTTCAAATTCACATCACCGAAGGTAGCTATGCAAATCTGAAACTGACCACCAGAGAAGATATGTTAATGCTCTCTGCTTTGATTGATGCACAATACGAAGAATAA
- a CDS encoding 2-C-methyl-D-erythritol 2,4-cyclodiphosphate synthase yields MRIGFGYDVHKLVPERKLILGGVDIPHEMGLLGHSDADVLVHALMDAILGALALGDIGKHFPDTDGAYKNIDSMILLERVTALMKEHGYEMGNADCTICAQRPKLAPHIEAMRENIARVLQTNKENISVKATTTEKLGFPGREEGISAYAVCLLRKGE; encoded by the coding sequence ATGAGAATCGGCTTTGGCTATGACGTACATAAACTGGTGCCTGAGCGAAAGCTCATTTTGGGCGGAGTGGATATTCCCCACGAAATGGGGCTTTTGGGGCATTCTGATGCTGACGTTTTAGTGCACGCCCTGATGGATGCCATCTTGGGTGCACTGGCTTTAGGCGATATCGGAAAGCATTTCCCCGATACCGATGGCGCCTATAAAAATATTGACAGTATGATTCTTTTAGAAAGAGTAACTGCTCTGATGAAAGAACACGGCTATGAAATGGGCAATGCAGATTGCACCATTTGTGCCCAACGCCCGAAACTTGCACCTCATATTGAGGCAATGCGGGAAAATATCGCCCGTGTGCTTCAAACCAACAAAGAAAATATCAGTGTTAAGGCAACCACCACAGAAAAACTCGGCTTCCCCGGTCGCGAAGAAGGAATTTCAGCGTACGCGGTTTGTCTTCTCAGAAAAGGAGAATGA
- a CDS encoding CarD family transcriptional regulator — MYQIGDKIVYPMHGAGIIRAIEEKEILGSISSYYILEVPIGNISLMVPVKNADEIGVRGVVAPTVIDELFSFIATAEIAVNDNWNKRYRENMAKIKSGDLFEIGPIYQYLREKDKEKGLSSGEKKMFLSAHQILVSEIMLSLNISLQEAEELLEARLPDAVTA, encoded by the coding sequence CACGGCGCAGGCATCATCCGCGCCATTGAAGAAAAAGAAATTTTAGGGAGCATCAGTTCCTACTATATACTGGAAGTACCCATTGGAAATATTTCTCTGATGGTGCCCGTAAAAAATGCTGACGAAATCGGAGTGCGAGGCGTAGTTGCCCCCACCGTGATTGACGAATTATTCTCTTTTATCGCCACCGCAGAAATTGCGGTGAATGATAACTGGAACAAGAGATATCGGGAAAATATGGCAAAAATCAAATCGGGAGATTTGTTTGAAATCGGCCCTATTTATCAGTATCTTCGGGAAAAAGACAAAGAAAAAGGTCTTTCTTCCGGCGAGAAAAAAATGTTTTTGTCTGCTCATCAGATTTTAGTTTCTGAAATTATGCTTTCGTTAAACATTTCTCTGCAGGAAGCAGAAGAATTGCTGGAAGCACGTCTTCCCGACGCTGTAACTGCATAA